The following are from one region of the Saccharomyces kudriavzevii IFO 1802 strain IFO1802 genome assembly, chromosome: 12 genome:
- the GEP5 gene encoding Gep5p (similar to Saccharomyces cerevisiae GEP5 (YLR091W); ancestral locus Anc_8.266), which translates to MCIFVACVIIYNLSHLKWENHRIFITANKKQATTTVKRTILITMTSRIKGVLLPFIESLPLHRITKTALTTTLVGIQSDYKFKEIAVPLTESLQVYEKAQRRQDLRTSLKALESIIFQTHFQWNNPRPRHALLFQKHHYFLLSHWPFENHRSLVDSICAHNGKLNSMASKGTWLKADWTTLFQVKNTWVQTPPASTSPAYHGGANLDAFTPERTFLVNSLGNHYKFLVANSHLSYNHKKYPPPAVQIPIRNALGELSLSKQIAKLFSRQLTQIYTSLFVENPPLSADNELALMAVFHDDSLDRRHKRLYMRACARAYTTVNSDSTIEPLTFRCTQWNN; encoded by the coding sequence atgtgtatatttGTAGCATGCGTTATAATATATAATCTTTCGCACCTTAAGTGGGAAAATCATAGGATTTTCATCACAGCGAACAAGAAGCAAGCGACAACCACCGTCAAAAGGACGATTCTAATAACGATGACGTCTCGGATCAAAGGCGTGTTACTGCCGTTCATAGAATCACTACCGCTGCATCGAATAACCAAGACAGCACTGACAACAACTCTTGTAGGCATACAAAGCGATTACaagttcaaagaaataGCCGTGCCGCTAACCGAATCGCTACAGGTCTATGAGAAGGCACAGAGGAGGCAAGATCTGAGAACCAGTTTGAAGGCATTGGAAAGTATCATCTTCCAAACGCACTTCCAATGGAACAATCCGCGTCCAAGACATGCGctcctttttcaaaagcacCATTATTTCCTACTATCTCACTGGCCTTTTGAGAATCACAGGTCTCTGGTAGATTCCATCTGTGCGCACAACGGGAAACTAAATTCCATGGCCTCTAAGGGCACCTGGCTGAAGGCGGACTGGACAACACTGTTCCAAGTGAAAAATACCTGGGTCCAAACACCACCAGCATCAACGTCGCCAGCCTATCATGGCGGGGCAAATCTCGATGCCTTCACCCCTGAGAGGACGTTTCTGGTCAACTCCCTTGGAAACCACTACAAGTTCTTAGTGGCAAACAGCCATCTGAGCTACAATCACAAGAAGTACCCTCCCCCTGCGGTGCAAATCCCCATCCGGAACGCCCTTGGCGAACTTTCCCTGTCCAAGCAGATTGCCAAGCTCTTCTCAAGACAATTGACACAAATCTACACCAGTCTGTTCGTGGAAAATCCACCCTTATCAGCCGACAACGAGCTTGCATTAATGGCCGTCTTCCACGATGACTCTCTGGACCGGCGCCATAAGAGGCTCTACATGCGTGCTTGTGCAAGAGCATATACGACCGTCAATTCCGACTCTACCATAGAGCCTTTGACGTTTCGTTGCACCCAATGGAATAACTAA
- the XDJ1 gene encoding Xdj1p (similar to Saccharomyces cerevisiae XDJ1 (YLR090W); ancestral locus Anc_8.264), whose protein sequence is MSDSDRNNRLYGVLGVTRDADVQEIKTAYRKLALKHHPDKYVDQDSKDVNEIKFKEITAAYEILSDPEKKSHYDLYGDDNGTANGGGTDGFGNDDFMNFFNNFFNDGGHEGNGFSNEYKMYEDNDSASSKDIDIDISLTMKDLYMGKKLRFDLKRQVVCMKCHGSGWKTKKRVHVTHEVECESCGGKGSKERLKRFGPGLVASQWVMCEKCHGKGKYRKSPKNPKNFCPDCAGVGLQSKKEVITVIVAPGHHFNDVITIEGMADEEIGKAACGDLRFHLNERQEDWFAKQVFLKNFGDGNMEDSYVSVTISLSEALTGFEKFLTKTFDDRLLTLSIKPGRVIRPGDVLKITNEGWPILDDARGRCGDLYVFIHIEFPPDNWFNEKSELLGIKTNLPSSSSSSCASGDANDLINNETVSNFQIIHTDDLPEGVKTFKPKPQNPAHKKARSAYCPMQ, encoded by the coding sequence ATGAGTGACAGTGACAGAAACAACCGGCTATACGGTGTGTTGGGGGTGACGAGGGACGCGGACGTGCAAGAGATTAAAACGGCTTATAGGAAGCTTGCCCTGAAGCATCATCCGGATAAATACGTGGACCAGGACTCGAAAGATGTGAATGAGATCAAATTCAAGGAGATTACCGCAGCCTATGAGATCTTGAGCGATCCGGAAAAGAAATCGCATTATGACTTGTATGGCGACGATAATGGCACCGCTAATGGCGGTGGTACTGATGGGTTTGGAAATGACGATTTCATGAACTTCTTTaataatttcttcaacgaCGGAGGCCATGAGGGGAACGGTTTTTCCAATGAGTACAAAATGTACGAAGACAATGATTCTGCGAGTTCGAAGGACATCGATATCGATATATCTTTGACGATGAAGGATTTATACATGGGCAAGAAGTTGAGAtttgatttgaagagaCAAGTCGTATGCATGAAGTGCCACGGATCTGGTTggaaaacgaagaaaagagtACATGTGACACACGAAGTGGAATGTGAATCCTGTGGCGGGAAAGGTTCGAAAGAACGTCTCAAGAGGTTTGGGCCCGGTTTGGTAGCGTCACAATGGGTGATGTGTGAGAAATGTCATGGTAAGGGAAAATACAGGAAAAGTCCTAAGAACCCGAAGAACTTTTGCCCTGATTGTGCGGGCGTGGGGCTTCAGTCAAAGAAGGAAGTCATCACGGTAATCGTCGCTCCGGGCCACCATTTCAACGATGTTATTACTATCGAGGGGATGGCTGACGAAGAAATCGGCAAGGCTGCGTGTGGTGACTTGAGATTCCATCTCAATGAGAGGCAAGAGGACTGGTTCGCGAAGcaagttttcttgaagaactTTGGCGATGGCAACATGGAAGATTCATATGTAAGCGTTACGATATCGCTAAGCGAGGCGTTGACAgggtttgaaaaattcctgACAAAAACCTTCGACGACAGGTTGCTGACACTGAGTATCAAACCGGGGAGAGTCATAAGACCCGGTGATGTCCTCAAAATCACCAATGAAGGTTGGCCCATCTTGGACGACGCTCGTGGCCGATGCGGCGATCTGTATGTTTTCATCCATATTGAATTCCCACCAGATAATTGGTTCAATGAAAAGTCAGAGCTGCTGGGAATAAAGACGAATCTGccgtcgtcgtcgtcgtctTCTTGCGCCTCTGGCGACGCCAATGATCTGATCAATAACGAAACAGTGTCAAATTTCCAGATTATTCACACGGATGACCTTCCTGAAGGGGTGAAGACGTTCAAACCAAAACCGCAAAATCCAGCACATAAAAAGGCAAGAAGTGCATATTGCCCCATGCAATGA
- the NYV1 gene encoding Nyv1p (similar to Saccharomyces cerevisiae NYV1 (YLR093C); ancestral locus Anc_8.276), translated as MKRFNVSYVEVIKNGETISSCFQPFQKNENYGTITSANEQITPVIFHNLIMDMVLPKVVPIKGNKVTKMSMNLIDGFDCFYSTDDHDPKTVYVCFTLVDIPKILPIRILSGLQVYDSNATNELLSSHVGQILDSFHEELVKYRNQTLNSSENGQSSNYNGQDAITDIGDATEDQIKDVIQIMNDNIDKFLERQERVSLLVDKTSQLNSNSNKFRRKAVNIKEIMWWQKVKNITLLTFTIILFVSAAFMFFYLW; from the exons atgAAGCGCTTTAATG TAAGCTATGTGGAAGTGATCAAAAATGGGGAAACAATCTCCAGTTGTTTCCAGccgtttcaaaaaaatgaaaactacGGTACAATAACTTCAGCAAACGAACAGATAACACCAGTCATCTTCCACAATTTGATCATGGACATGGTGTTGCCCAAAGTAGTTCCTATCAAGGGTAATAAAGTCACCAAGATGTCAATGAATCTTATTGACGGATTTGACTGTTTCTACTCCACAGATGACCACGACCCCAAGACTGTGTACGTTTGTTTTACGTTGGTGGATATACCCAAGATTCTGCCCATCAGAATACTCAGCGGGCTCCAGGTCTATGATTCCAATGCCACAAACGAACTCTTGAGTTCTCATGTAGGCCAGATACTGGACTCTTTCCACGAAGAGCTAGTGAAATACCGTAATCAAACTCTAAACAGTTCTGAAAATGGCCAATCTAGCAACTATAATGGACAAGACGCCATTACTGATATCGGGGACGCGACTGAAGACCAAATAAAAGACGTTATACAGATAATGAACGATAATATCGACAAGTTTTTAGAAAGACAGGAAAGAGTATCTCTGCTAGTGGACAAAACTTCTCAACTGAAtagcaacagcaacaaattCAGGCGCAAAGCTGTCAACATAAAGGAGATAATGTGGTGGCAAAAAGTTAAAAATATTACGCTGTTGACTTTCACAATTATACTATTTGTTAGTGCCGCTTTCATGTTTTTCTATCtgtggtga
- the GIS3 gene encoding Gis3p (similar to Saccharomyces cerevisiae GIS3 (YLR094C); ancestral locus Anc_8.277): MLLDVNTNHTLVHDAQGHEHRLIKSMRDEGALHSWSDSSKIFYPKSFYATATNKKNNKLASASMNKAAADDIAVSDQSHFCSTQPLLDGPVDAKCNRIPIKRNSFKRTRILKTREDSELLNENRSSFMTPSLSSVMSQVKKSNSAKTVSGECPIHETHLTQSIKRKFSEETQSDCSSLSSSKIHPLTDDIADTAAAQAPAIDDETQVEPVLPKMKIININDLDLFDDWEVKDLVDLFPPVYERRPRSSSVLSLVPSHSDAMPRPTSVDFQIVDKKGGASRRKSKSKSTTENMIYENDLVELEQWPSASSSSEADDSTASNDLLLPNKRIRQKSLNTNFLKLYSIESSCKRKNILPEVEVDDHLLKQLTYSEIWSLDIKKEPNVSTRNIKLALITRKKLWSDMVHETRNDLFGDSTPWNLHFVATTSKTPPAQSGESANEHGTPDPKSSLVRVHSDVKPWFNNGGTMLKPCGKLSLGKVTNKITAPTREIQYVVKGWCDSRFL; encoded by the coding sequence ATGCTGTTGGATGTGAATACAAATCATACGCTAGTGCACGATGCTCAAGGGCATGAGCATCGCCTCATAAAAAGCATGCGTGACGAGGGCGCCCTGCACTCATGGAGTGACTCGTCGAAGATCTTCTACCCCAAGTCGTTTTACGCTACTGCCACGAAtaagaagaacaacaagTTGGCCAGTGCGAGCATGAACAAGGCGGCCGCTGACGATATCGCGGTGAGCGATCAGAGCCATTTCTGCTCCACTCAGCCGTTGCTCGATGGTCCAGTGGATGCCAAATGCAACAGAATACCCATCAAGAGAAACAGCTTCAAGCGAACTAGAATACTGAAAACTCGAGAGGATTCCGAGCTGCTGAACGAAAATCGCTCATCTTTTATGACCCCGTCCTTAAGCTCGGTCATGTCGCAAGTTAAGAAATCAAATTCCGCCAAGACGGTATCGGGCGAATGTCCCATACATGAAACCCACTTGACGCAGAGCATAAAAAGGAAGTTTTCAGAAGAGACGCAAAGCGactgttcttctttgagCTCGTCGAAAATTCATCCTTTGACGGATGATATTGCTGACACTGCCGCTGCGCAAGCCCCCGCCATCGACGATGAAACACAGGTCGAGCCGGTACTGCccaagatgaagataataAACATAAATGATCTCGATCTGTTTGACGACTGGGAAGTCAAGGATCTGGTCGATCTGTTCCCACCCGTATACGAAAGACGCCCCCGGTCGTCCTCAGTTCTGTCATTGGTGCCTTCGCATTCTGATGCCATGCCCAGACCGACTTCTGTGGACTTCCAAATCGTCGACAAGAAGGGCGGCGCATCAAGGAGAAAGAGCAAGAGCAAATCAACCACTGAAAACATGATTTACGAGAACGACTTGGTAGAGTTGGAACAATGGCCGTCCGCCTCATCATCGTCCGAGGCTGACGACTCAACCGCATCTAACGACTTACTCTTGCCAAACAAGAGAATAAGACAGAAGAGTTTGAATaccaatttcttgaaactaTACTCCATCGAGTCATCGTGCAAGagaaagaatattttgccTGAAGTCGAAGTGGACGACCATCTGCTGAAACAGCTAACGTATTCTGAAATCTGGTCCTTGGACATCAAAAAGGAACCCAATGTCTCCACCAGGAACATCAAGCTTGCCCTGATCACCAGGAAGAAATTGTGGTCCGACATGGTCCATGAAACGAGAAACGATCTCTTTGGCGACTCTACCCCCTGGAACTTGCATTTTGTCGCCACAACAAGCAAGACGCCACCTGCACAAAGCGGTGAATCCGCAAACGAACACGGAACGCCAGACCCAAAGAGCTCTTTGGTCCGCGTGCATTCAGACGTCAAGCCATGGTTCAACAACGGGGGCACAATGCTCAAACCGTGCGGGAAGTTAAGTCTGGGCAAAGTCACAAACAAGATTACCGCACCCACAAGAGAGATTCAGTACGTCGTAAAGGGCTGGTGCGATAGCAGGTTTCTCTGA
- the ALT1 gene encoding alanine transaminase ALT1 (similar to Saccharomyces cerevisiae ALT2 (YDR111C) and ALT1 (YLR089C); ancestral locus Anc_8.263), translating to MLSLSVKNRCTASNCITDIIKSYHIRTLTTSVKKMPYINPPFITTASNTKLKAFRKVRPVLQRHSSSWVAGQSHSRSLSGQSSLNDLRHLNRFPHHTLKTGNDDFYPAEQLTLEDVNENVLKAKYAVRGAIPMRAEELKAQLEKDPQSLPFDKIINANIGNPQQLQQKPLTYYRQVLSLLQYPELLNQNEQQLVDSKLFKLDAIKRAKSLMEDIGGSVGAYSSSQGVEGIRKSVAEFITKRDDGEISYPEDIFLTAGASAAVNYLLSIFCRGPETGVLIPIPQYPLYTATLALNNSQALPYYLDEQSGWSTNPEEIETVVKEAIQNEIKPTVLVVINPGNPTGAVLSPESVSQIFEVAAKYGTVVIADEVYQENIFPGTKFHSMKKILRTLQREHPGKFDNVQLASLHSTSKGVSGECGQRGGYMELTGFSHEMRQVILKLASISLCPVVTGQALVDLMVRPPVEGEESFELDQAERNSIHEKLITRAMTLYDTFNSLEGIECQKPQGAMYLFPKIDLPFKAVQEARHLELTPDEFYCKSLLESTGICTVPGSGFGQEPGTYHLRTTFLAPGLEWIKKWETFHKEFFDQYRD from the coding sequence ATGTTATCTTTGTCAGTCAAAAATCGCTGCACAGCGAGCAACTGTATAACTGACATTATTAAGTCATACCATATAAGAACTCTCACTACAAgcgtaaaaaaaatgccataCATCAATCCCCCCTTTATCACTACAGCCAGTAATACAAAACTGAAAGCTTTCAGGAAAGTCAGGCCCGTCCTCCAAAGGCATAGCTCTTCCTGGGTTGCTGGTCAAAGCCATAGTCGTTCATTATCCGGCCAGTCTTCACTGAACGACCTGCGCCATTTGAATCGCTTCCCACACCACACATTAAAAACCGGCAATGATGACTTTTATCCTGCTGAACAATTGACTTTGGAAGACGTAAATGAAAATGTCTTGAAGGCTAAGTATGCTGTTAGAGGTGCCATCCCCATGAGAGCTGAAGAACTGAAAGCTCAATTGGAGAAAGATCCTCAATCTTTGCCATTCGATAAGATTATCAATGCCAATATCGGGAACCCTCAGCAACTACAACAGAAACCCTTGACCTACTACAGGCAGGTCTTGTCTCTCTTACAATACCCAGAACTATTAAACCAAAACGAACAACAACTAGTTGACTCGAAACTGTTCAAGCTAGATGCCATTAAACGTGCCAAAAGCTTGATGGAAGACATTGGTGGTTCTGTTGGTgcttattcttcttctcaGGGTGTGGAAGGTATAAGGAAAAGTGTCGCCGAATTTATAACAAAGAGGGACGATGGCGAGATATCTTATCCGGAGGACATTTTTCTAACTGCTGGTGCATCCGCAGCCGTCAATTACCTGTTATCCATATTCTGTAGAGGTCCAGAAACAGGTGTCTTGATTCCTATTCCACAATATCCATTATACACTGCCACTTTGGCCCTGAACAATTCTCAAGCTTTGCCGTACTATTTGGACGAGCAATCAGGGTGGTCAACTAAtccagaagaaatagaaacCGTCGTCAAAGAAGCTATACAAAACGAAATCAAGCCTACTGTGCTAGTAGTTATCAATCCAGGTAATCCTACCGGTGCTGTTTTATCGCCAGAATCTGTATCCCagatttttgaagttgcAGCCAAGTATGGCACAGTTGTGATAGCTGACGAAGtttatcaagaaaacaTTTTCCCTGGCACCAAGTTccattcaatgaaaaaaattttgagaacTCTACAGAGAGAACATCCAGGTAAATTCGATAATGTTCAGCTAGCTTCTTTGCACTCAACTTCTAAAGGTGTCTCTGGTGAATGTGGCCAAAGAGGTGGTTACATGGAACTCACCGGGTTCAGCCATGAAATGAGGCAAGTTATTCTAAAACTGGCCTCGATTTCATTATGTCCCGTCGTGACTGGCCAAGCTTTGGTTGATTTAATGGTTCGTCCACCAGTGGAAGGGGAGGAATCATTTGAGTTGGATCAAGCAGAACGTAACTCTATTCATGAGAAGTTAATTACAAGAGCAATGACTTTGTATGACACATTCAACTCCTTGGAAGGAATCGAATGCCAAAAGCCTCAGGGTGCCATGTACTTGTTTCCCAAGATAGATTTGCCTTTCAAAGCCGTTCAAGAAGCGCGCCATTTAGAACTGACTCCTGACGAATTTTATTGTAAGAGCTTGTTAGAATCTACGGGTATTTGTACTGTTCCTGGTTCCGGATTCGGCCAAGAACCAGGCACTTATCATTTAAGAACAACATTCTTGGCACCTGGTCTTGAATGGATAAAGAAATGGGAAACTTTTCACAAAGAGTTTTTTGACCAGTATCGTGATTAA
- the SUL2 gene encoding sulfate permease (similar to Saccharomyces cerevisiae SUL2 (YLR092W); ancestral locus Anc_8.271), which produces MSKETQPNLEEVEIPDFQDNTDSVPNLDDLELEYDQYKNNENNGVFSDNDLESNSVANRNAVNDAKGVKGSKIEYFDPSDVSLYDNSVSQFEESAVSLKEYYNHSIRSHLTLKGAGDYLKSVFPIINWLPHYNFNWFIADLIAGITIGCVLVPQSMSYAQVATLPAQYGLYSSFIGAYAYSFFATSKDVCIGPVAVMSLQTAKVIAEVQAKYPDGDTTITGPVIATTLALLCGIISAAVGFLRLGFLVELISLNAVAGFMTGSAFNILWGQVPALMGYNKLVNTRAATYKVVIETLKHLPDTKLDAVFGLIPLFLLYVWKWWCGTYGPRLNDRYNSKNARLHKIVKWTYFYAQASRNGIIIIVFTCIGWAITRGKSSSERPISILGSVPSGLKEVGVFHVPSGLMSKLGPSLPSSIIVLLLEHIAISKSFGRINDYKVVPDQELIAIGVSNLLGTFFNAYPATGSFSRSALKAKCNVRTPLSGLFSGSCVLLALYCLTGAFFYIPKATLSAVIIHAVSDLLASYQTTWNFWKMNPLDFICFIVTVLITVFASIEDGIYFAMCWSCAMLLLKVAFPAGKFLGRVEIAEVTDAYVKADSDAVSYVSENNNRISTLEENGEDEKEISAKYITNSSKKIETNVQTKGFASPSSSIGQPRIKYHTKWLPFDHKYTRELNPDVHILPPPESVLVYRLSESYTYLNCSRHYNIIIDEVKRATRRGQIIRHRKKSDRPWNDPGPWEAPAFLKNLKFWKKKESDLEFTQNAPNNSIDAERDERPLLKILCLDFSQVAQTDATALQSLVDLRKAINQYADRQVEFHFVGIISPWVKRGLISRGFGTINEEYSDESIVAGHTSYHVARVPRNKENPDKYSVYTASGTNLPFFHIDIPDFAKWDI; this is translated from the coding sequence ATGTCGAAGGAAACTCAACCAAATTTAGAAGAGGTGGAAATTCCCGATTTTCAGGACAACACCGATTCTGTTCCCAATCTTGACGATCTAGAGCTAGAGTATGACcaatacaaaaataatgaaaataacgGTGTCTTCAGCGACAACGACCTAGAGAGCAATTCCGTTGCCAACCGGAACGCAGTGAATGATGCGAAAGGTGTTAAGGGCTCGAAGATTGAGTACTTCGACCCTTCAGACGTCTCACTGTATGATAATTCCGTTTCTCAGTTTGAAGAGTCCGCAGTTTCCCTGAAGGAATACTATAACCATAGCATAAGGTCGCATCTTACTTTGAAAGGAGCCGGTGATTATCTCAAGAGCGTTTTCCCCATCATTAATTGGCTGCCACATTACAATTTTAACTGGTTTATTGCAGATCTTATCGCAGGTATCACGATTGGTTGTGTTCTTGTGCCGCAATCCATGTCGTATGCACAAGTCGCCACGTTACCAGCACAGTACGGGTTGTACTCCTCATTTATTGGGGCATACGCCTATTCCTTTTTCGCTACTTCCAAGGATGTTTGCATTGGGCCCGTCGCTGTGATGTCTTTACAAACCGCAAAAGTCATTGCCGAAGTGCAGGCCAAATACCCCGATGGAGATACTACCATCACAGGTCCTGTGATTGCAACAACGTTGGCATTGTTATGTGGTATCATTTCTGCAGCTGTCGGTTTCTTACGTTTAGGGTTTCTTGTCGAATTGATTTCTCTAAACGCCGTCGCTGGGTTTATGACTGGGTCCGCCTTCAATATCTTATGGGGTCAAGTGCCAGCACTTATGGGTTATAATAAGCTGGTCAATACGAGAGCAGCCACTTATAAAGTCGTTATAGAGACTTTGAAGCACTTGCCAGACACCAAATTGGATGCCGTATTTGGGCTAATTCCCCTTTTCCTCCTTTACGTTTGGAAATGGTGGTGTGGGACGTATGGTCCAAGATTGAACGATAGATATAATTCCAAAAACGCAAGATTACACAAAATTGTCAAATGGACATATTTCTACGCTCAAGCTTCGAGGAATggtattattattattgtgTTCACTTGTATCGGTTGGGCTATCACAAGAGGCAAGTCCTCCTCGGAGAGGCCCATCAGTATCCTGGGCTCAGTTCCATCTGGTCTAAAAGAAGTTGGAGTCTTCCACGTTCCATCCGGATTAATGTCTAAACTTGGTCCAAGTCTACCTTCATCTATTATCGTGCTATTATTAGAACACATTGccatttccaaatccttCGGTAGAATCAACGATTACAAAGTTGTTCCCGATCAAGAGTTGATTGCTATTGGAGTTTCAAACCTTTTGGGTACTTTCTTCAATGCTTACCCAGCCACTGGTTCCTTTTCAAGATCTGCACTAAAGGCTAAATGTAATGTCCGTACCCCATTATCTGGTTTATTTTCAGGCTCGTGTGTGCTTCTAGCATTATACTGTTTGACAGGTGCATTCTTTTACATTCCAAAAGCTACTTTATCTGCTGTTATCATTCATGCTGTGTCTGATCTTTTGGCCTCCTACCAAACCACCTGGAATTTCTGGAAAATGAATCCATTGGATTTCATCTGCTTCATCGTTACCGTGTTGATCACAGTGTTTGCATCTATCGAAGATGGTATCTATTTTGCTATGTGCTGGTCATGTGCAATGTTACTCTTAAAAGTGGCGTTCCCagctggaaaatttttgggTCGTGTCGAAATTGCTGAAGTTACCGATGCTTATGTCAAAGCGGATTCCGATGCAGTTAGTTATGTATCCGAAAATAACAACCGTATTTCCACtttagaagaaaatggtgaagatgaaaaggaGATATCTGCCAAATACATTACCAATTCCtccaagaaaatagaaaCAAACGTCCAAACAAAGGGCTTTGCTTCTCCATCCTCTTCGATTGGCCAaccaagaataaaataCCATACGAAATGGCTACCGTTTGACCACAAATACACAAGAGAATTGAACCCGGACGTTCACATCCTCCCACCTCCAGAGAGTGTCCTTGTTTATAGGCTGTCTGAAAGCTACACATATCTCAACTGTTCAAGGCATTACAATATTATAATTGACGAGGTCAAAAGGGCAACAAGACGTGGACAAATCATCCGCCACAGGAAGAAATCAGACCGTCCATGGAACGATCCCGGTCCATGGGAAGCACCTGCattcttgaagaatttgaaattctggaagaaaaaagaaagcgaTCTAGAATTCACGCAAAATGCTCCCAACAACTCAATCGATGCCGAGAGAGATGAGAGACCACtcttgaaaatattgtgtttggatttttcacAAGTTGCTCAAACAGATGCCACTGCCCTTCAATCATTAGTTGACTTGAGGAAAGCCATCAATCAATATGCTGATAGGCAGGTTGAGTTCCACTTCGTAGGCATCATTTCACCATGGGTGAAAAGAGGTTTAATTAGTAGAGGGTTTGGTACGATAAACGAAGAGTATAGTGATGAATCCATTGTTGCCGGTCATACAAGTTATCACGTCGCAAGAGTACCTcgaaacaaagaaaatcctGACAAATATAGTGTCTACACCGCTTCAGGTACAAACTTACCTTTCTTTCATATCGATATTCCAGATTTTGCCAAATGGGATATCTAG